A region from the Pirellulales bacterium genome encodes:
- a CDS encoding 50S ribosomal protein L1: protein MPTLTKRMKVMAELLPKTEAPLSLEEGVKILKQFPPRKFDQTVELTLRLGIDAKQADQLVRGAIVLPHGIGKSKKVAVFAKGDKAEEAKAAGADVVGAEDLAAKIKGGWADFEACIAAPDMMGLVGPLGKVLGPRGLMPSPRAGTVTMDVAKTVKEYKAGKVEFRNDDTGIVHGVVGKLSFDGQKLIENSRAFIDHIMHLKPHGVKGVYVKSITLSTTMSPGLSIVA, encoded by the coding sequence ATGCCGACTCTTACTAAACGCATGAAAGTCATGGCGGAGCTGCTTCCTAAGACGGAAGCTCCGCTATCGCTCGAAGAGGGCGTGAAGATCCTGAAGCAATTTCCCCCGCGCAAGTTCGATCAGACAGTCGAGCTGACCCTGCGGCTGGGGATCGACGCCAAGCAGGCCGACCAACTCGTCCGCGGCGCAATTGTGCTGCCGCACGGCATTGGCAAGTCGAAGAAAGTTGCTGTGTTTGCCAAGGGGGACAAGGCGGAAGAAGCGAAAGCAGCCGGTGCCGACGTAGTCGGTGCCGAAGATTTGGCCGCCAAAATCAAAGGGGGTTGGGCCGATTTCGAAGCTTGTATTGCCGCGCCCGACATGATGGGGCTGGTCGGTCCGTTAGGAAAAGTTCTTGGCCCTCGCGGGCTGATGCCATCGCCTCGTGCCGGCACCGTGACAATGGACGTCGCCAAGACAGTCAAAGAATACAAGGCCGGTAAGGTCGAATTCCGCAACGACGACACGGGGATCGTCCACGGCGTAGTCGGCAAGCTGAGCTTCGATGGGCAAAAACTTATCGAGAACAGCCGAGCCTTTATCGATCACATTATGCATTTAAAGCCGCATGGCGTGAAAGGCGTATACGTCAAGAGCATCACGCTGAGCACCACGATGTCGCCGGGGTTGAGCATCGTCGCCTAG